The DNA window tccaaaataaaaaggacactAGAACACCGCCGTCGGCGTTACCCCGAAATAAAAACGAGTGCTTCTAGTGAATCAGTATGCTTTTGTCACAAATTCAGCTGCATGTGTTTTAGCTGCAAGAGTTtccattaaaaaatgtgtcacaatTTAAACTACATTCTTAATGACTTTCGTGTCATTGCAATATTGCAAACATTTGAATTTTATCAACTAGGAAGGGATTTattattgcacacacacacaagtaacgTTAAAAGGCCTTTGGTTTGACAGTATGCATTTCAGCTGCTTCTTGTGCTAAAACCCTAAGCGGGTAAAACATAACCAGCAGAGGCTCGCAGACTTTCCTCGGTCATTGTTCCTCTCCTACCTGCTGTATATACCCTCGGTGATTCGGTTCCGTTTCAAGGGCCGTCGGAGTTTGCTGCAGTCCGCATTGCGCCGCTTCATCCTCCCCCTGTTGGTTTAGCTTTTATATCGGTCTTGGAAATGGAACAAGAAATGCAATTCGCTTGCCCTAAAGTTAACACTTCAATTAtccaccattgttgttgttttaagcacatgaacaaagaaataaataaaaacacccgCGGAAGGCCCTCCCCCCTTTTCGCGACATTACGTCGCTTCTTTGCTGGCGGTGTGACGTCACACGACAGTCGGCGCTGCGAGGAGCGAAAAGAAATATGGCTGCGCCCTGCGGATCGAGGCATTTCCGTCAATTATAACTGTTTAACTTTCACATTATTACGGTAAGTTTTGTTATACTGATGACCTGCTTTATCTCTTCCGTTTGATATGACAACACTTCTGGTTCGTATTCAAAATAAGCTCACCTTCATGATGTTACCTGGTCAAACATCCATGCTGCCTCTACCACGTTTGTTTGGGAGTCATTTTACAAAGTCTTCTTTCTAGTAACATAAATGTATCCGATCTGATCACGTTACATTTTAAAGTGGAAAAGCATTTCCACAAGTAATATGTGGGTTAAATACGAATATGTTTTGGGGAGGGTTTGTGATGTGACGAATTATTATTAGCCTACttttaaataacttgttttcTGGTCACCAGAAGGGTTGTGGTAGACCAGGGaagggcaactttggtcactaCTGACCCTACTGAAGACCACGTCCACCCTGAAGATACTCAGCACAGAAGAAAACAGTAATATTTACAATAAAGaaagggccacattcaattgattctccctgccaaagggccaaattgtagtatacaaaaacgatcaattatgaatcaattatttaaaaaaatcaattatgtctcaaatttaactcaacatatgccagtgatcaaatattattttggatgtatttctggttttcatgatttcatggcagattttgtcacattttcttcatgtttctaattcattgatatgtacaaattgacctgagggccacgttgagggttgatgggggccgcatgtggcccccgggccgccagttgcccacccctgtggTAGACCTTTAGTTGAAATATAGTGGAGTAACTCTATAAAGCTTAATTAATGTGatgtgttgttatttgtttgtttaacttttCTAGTGTTTGTTCGTTAAAAACAGTAATAACTGATTTATGTATCTTTTTTAGATCACCATGGACATGTTGGGGAAAGAGTTGCTATCTgctgaggaaaaagaaaagtctcAGGTGGAGTTTGAGAATAAACAAGGAGAAGATGAAACtaaagatgaggaagaagaaagtgtCCTGAAATGTGAAGATatgaaagaagaggaaactaaagatgaggaagaagaaagtgtcctgaaatgtaaagatgtggaagaagaggaaactaaagatgaggaagaagaaagtgtACAGAAATGTAAAGATGTGGAAGAGATGGGAGAAGAGAAGCCACGGGCTGCAGATGAAATTGAGGAAAAAACCCTGTTACCTGTTCAGCCGGTCGTCAAAAAGCCGGCTGAAGGCCTGAACCTTAACAATGAAGTGGTTAAGATGAGAAAGGAGGTGAAGAGGGTGAGAGCTTTGGTCATCAGGAAGATGACACGACAGATGGGGgccctgaagaagaagaagggtaAAGACACAGAAACTGAGAGGAATCAAAGGAGAGCGACCAGACTGCTGGAGGAGATCCATGCCATGAAAGTACTCGCACCCGACCTGGTAGGTTTTGTAAAAACTTCtaataaatcatttaattcCACAAACATTTACTCAAATAAATGACTTTTTCCTGAAAAGGTAAAAACACTATCTGAAATACGACTTTCCCAATTTTCCAGGTGACAAAGAAGGCCTTGCAAAAGAATCTAAATTTCGAACAGGTGTGTAAAAACCCCATGTCTACTATTTCTGACCGGGCTGTGGCACGCATCGCCACCCACCCGCAATTTAACAAAAAGATTGGAGACATAAAAATGGCTTTAAAAGCCTTCAAAGAAGAGAGGATGAAGACTGGAAAGCAGAAAGGGAAGTTGGAAGGGCAAAACAAACCTGGAAACACAACTCCAGGTTTGCCGGACAAACCGAGAGAAAGACCCGGTGGAAAGGAGATAACATCGAGGCGAGAGGAAATCAAAGGTGACGAGGAAGGAGACGGTGTGCGTAAAGACGTGAAAGATGCAACTGTTGCTAAACCTGAGAGGAAAGGGAGTAAAGCAACTCATCTGGCTGACACAACTGAtagtcaaagaaaagaaacgcCAGAATATAAGTGTGCAAGGCCACCATCGATAAAAAGAAGTGTGGAAACTGTGAAAAATAATCTTCTAGGTCAGGATGCAGGAAAGAAACCCGATCTTAAGGTGCCTCAGCAGAAGAGAGACGAGGAAGAGAGTGATTTAGAGTCTCttaaagatgaagacagagagtACTTCGATGACAGCACAGAGGAACGTTTCCTCAGGCAGTCCTCGCCATCCGAAGAGAGCAATGACGATGATGACTTCTTTATTGGAAAGGTGAGAAAattcaagaaaaagaagagggacGTAAAAGGTGGCCCAACAGAACCTGGAGTTGTTGAGTCCAGGTTGAAGGCAAAAAAGGCCTCGCTTCAGTCTGTCTTCTGTTCTTCCCTCGCTGCGCCCAAGCCTGCAGCGAGGGAAGGTGCAaccagagggagagatggggaTACGTTAAGGGCCCAAGAGACAAGTCCGGTAAGTGAGTTTAAAAAATCCAAGTACCAACATCAGGGGAAAGGAACACAATACAATTCAGGGTCCAAGTACAAAAAGCCCTGCCATAAGGGCGGCCAGCCTGAATCACAACAGAGGGTCTTTCCTTCTCAGAGCAGATGGGGGGGTCAAGGGAAAGGGGACGTTATTAAGCCAAAGTCGCGCTATGACGGAGCCGCCCCTTACCATCAGGCACAAAATCAGACCCTGCATCCATCCTGGGAGGCCagtaagaaaagaaaggagCAGCAAGGACAAATCTTGGCTTTCCAAGGAAAGAAGATCaagtttgatgatgatgactaaACCTTGTTTTGTTTATCCATTATTCATTAAGAGTCTTACATCGTGCTTCAAGTCAGCTTTACTTATTTTTGATAGATGTTCAAAACAAGTGGTTATCTCTGTCTACTTGAGATGTTTTCTCAAGTGTAAAGAGCTTTTTCATCCCTATGGCTGGAAAAGAGATTAAATATAAAACGTTAAATTACTCTCATTCCAAAATATTGTTGAATTGTAAACTGTAAAATGCATCACcaaatattctgtgtttttttttgtatttatgatTAACACTGTGGTGTTGTGTAAGGAAAACTGAATTTGCCCTTTGTGTTAGAAACTGGTGAAGAATTGTAAAGTTAAGATATTAACTCAAttgatgtgtttataaaatgaatCAGGAATGTCAATGATGttcattatttcaaaatgttttaaccagAGGTCTTGTTCAGGTGATCACCTGAAGATTGAATAAACGTTTTGTTGAATTAGTATGTTGCTGTATCTTTCTtgtcttgctgcttttttaGGAATTGTTCCATCAGGTCAGCTAAACggctaactatggataacacgtatcattcataaaatcaaagcGGGTgcttgataaaaataaaaaaaatccaccccCCCTTACAGGGTGTGTCCACGAGGACAGTAACTCATCAGACCAATTTCTACACTATCCTGGAGCTTTGTGGTGATGGACCTGAGCTCTGATGATGCACAGCTGTAGATACAGACAGGCAGAAAGTGACATACGTCTCACTTCCACTTCATCCTGCACCAAATAACATCAAGGTGAGCAGAGTCCTCAGCTTGAAAATCAGCTGGAGAGATATAACAAGTCACAATATAAATGCAGTGTGCCATTTCAAATATTAGGTTCTAAATAACAGTGATGCATCATGCAGTCAGTGTCGATGTGAAAACTTGTTTGTATAAATTACAAATACAAGCATTTGCATGACTGGAAGGTGATGAAGgcgaaatatatattttcaattaTCATTATACACTTATTATAAAGTTTttgaaacacattatttttgcatttcagcatGAGCATACCAACAAATAAAGTTGGGTTTGGTGCTACACAAAAACCAACAAACCTTGAACTTCTCTTCTGCTGTTGCCTGTTTGGAGAAATACCAGAAGTGGTTCATGCAGGCCATGACTGATGATTGGTCTTTCAGTGCCTCAGCCTAACTACAAGATGAGAGCACGTGCTGCTGGGAAATGTTCTTATTCAGTTTGAACATGTGAAAATATAATATTTAGAATGCAAACGAATGAGAGAACAGTTAAGTAAGAACTCGTTTTAGAAAAAGCCTCACCTGATTTAGCTTTTTACCCAAATTCTTTTGCAGCATGCGAGATGTCGAGTGAATGTTTGAGAACCCATTCCTTGTACAGATCCACGCTCTGTGTCTGTAACAGATGGTACAAAGTTTGATTTATAAAGTCCAATACAGTTCATTACAGGGGCTAGATAAAAGGTAGACTTAGGAGAGAGAACATTTAAGTGATGCTAAAATGCTCATCTGGacagatcttctttttttaaaactctgtttccagaaaatgttttatatttatggaCTAGGTCACAGAAAAGTTGTGTATACAAACTACCTTTCATTATATCTCCTTTTAAACATCAGCGTTCTCCAAGTATGGAGAAACACAATTAATATAGGATTGATAGGCAgaatttagtgttttttttttagtttttttttattattattcctcaTTTGCGTGTGTAGgaatacataaaaatataaatattattattgtttatctCAGCCAGAAGTTTTGATCCACACTCCGGTTcagcaggtggcggtaatgcaccAATAAGCTGGTTTGCAAACCGCCATAAAACTCGAAAGGAAGAAGTAAAAGAAACTTTCaaacgaagaagaaaaataagtgTTTCTCaaacgaagaagaaaaagaagtgttTCTCTTCAAGCTCTTTGGCATCGAAGTCATCGACAGTTCAACGGACTGAAACTGCAACTTGCAAGAAGGTATTGTTATTTGTTTTCCACTGTGCAATCTACAGATATAGAGTTAGTAAATATGACCATGAGTGAgcatgtgggggggggtgggttaCCCCAAATATCCAAAACATGTAAAATGCAATTAATTCTTTCTAAATACATGCAGGTTTtctatgttttctgtctttgcacTTTGCACAGTGGGTTCATAGTTCATACTGGAGCATTGCCACTTCTCTTCTTCACATTGCAAGCTGCAAGCTGAAAGCCTGGCTTGTGATTTGGATGTTCATGCTGGTTTCTTTGACTCAGGCTGGAGCTGGAAGGCAGTGATCCCCAGGAACCTCACCACGATGGCGGACTCTCAAATGCCAAGGAGCCAATGGCCCCTCAAGCACACGATGGAGGTAAGAGTAAGACAATGTTTCTTTCGATGGTGAACACAATGCAACTCAAACCTTAACCCTACAAAAACAACAGTACTGATATCCTTTTACTGTAATAGTAGAACAACTTGTACCATATTGTTTATGCTGAGGCTCTGGCAACCACAGCTTGCTAATATTTTACAgtgaaaaatacagttttttccatcattgtttttttttttttcaaacagcctGTAAGCATGTCTACACATTACTAGGTGCTGAGAACTTGAAATACTTAAAGGGATTTTAATGGCCAGGATTACTTCTgtaagatcacagaaaacttgAACACTCATGCATGAAAAACCCCCGAGCTCATGGGGAAGAGTGAGGCGATGTATTTAAATTAGTTAATGATAATAAGGAAGTGAGAAggaatttattttatattggtCCCATATTTTATCCCTCTGTCACTGTTATGCTGTGTACACACCAGATGAAAAACCTCCCCTCTCGACTCAGCAGGTAAAATGGGGCAATGGTAGGGTTGTCATAAAGTTCGTCCTTAGATTTCCGCTCCAAgagaagtcctttttttttctcgatcGATATCAGTGCCAAGGCTCCGAGTCGATCCTGTCCTGTTGTGTTTCTGGCGTGCGTCTTGATGCGCTTGAGGGCCGGGAAAATCCGCTCAAACGGAAGAGGTGGATACAGGGATGGTCAACACCATAAACCTGCTGCGTGCTCTCAGTCAGCTCCTTCTGTGTACGGAAATGAAGCAGGTCCGCTGAGCTCCTTCCCTCCAAGTTTGACCGTCAGTTCAGTCTTGAGACTAGGGAGATCGAAGTGCAGCCTCTAGTTCCCCCCAAGACTGTCAAACTCAAGAGTTGGGGAAGTTTTCTTCTTTGCCGAAGCACACAGCTCAAAACTTGACCATGCtcgccctttttttttccagcttccGCTACCGATTCGATGACACCAAAATCCACGTGGGAGAAATCCCGCTATGACACTTCACTTGGTTTCTTGACGAGGAGATTCGCAGAGCTGCTGAGAAGATCCTCTGATGGCGTGTTGGACCTTAACCTGGTGGCCCAGGAGCTTAATGCCCCAAAGAGGCGTGTCTATGATGTCACTAATGTCCTCGAAGGAATCCAGCTAATCAAGAAGAAGTCTAAAAACTACATTCAGTGGATGTAAGTATGAGTGGATGAAGCTTGTAGTGCAAAGCTTATATTCAAATTATGGCCAATTAGCTTTGTTGGCATGTTTAATTtgtatctctgtttttttgttttttaccagaatcaTGAGAACAAAGTTGTACCTGGATTTGGCATTAGTGACACTGTTTTTATCAATAGCTCGTCCTTGCGTTTTTCAAGATTTTGTTGCAACTGTTGTGACCTAAAATGCAGCTTAAAACTTAAAATGCAACTAGCAGTGTTTTCGGGCATTCGTTAAAAGACCTTGATAAAGAATGTTGATGTTGCAAAcaaagtaaatgttaaatggcCTTTAGCTTTTATAGGGATCTTCTAGTATTCTggctactcaaagtgcttttacactgcaggtcacacccattCAAACCTTGACGGGAAAGGCTACTAAGTATAAATCAATTAGCTtatcctattcatacacatttataggCCACCaatgaagcagggggagcaacttTGGGGATAAGTGTCTTGCATAAGGACACATGTGTTTGCTGCAGGCATATTGATAAAAGCAGTAAATGAACTCGGGGTGAATTTGTAaactgtgttctgttgtttgtttctcagtTCAGActattgtatatatttatttcatgctTGATgtgttgagttgtgtttttctcctgtgtATTGCTGCTTTGGTTTGCCAACCAGGGGCGGTCAGACCAGTGCTCAAATGGATCAGGAACTGAATGATCTaaatgaggaggagaagaagctgGACGAGTTGATACAAAGCTGTACGTGGCAGGTTCACCAGATGTGTGAGAACCATCAAGGTCAAAgatatcctttttattttgtaaattctGTTTAACTTTGGACAATTGATTCAGTTAGGTCAAACAGGTGTTCCCCAAGTGGGTTGTCAAAACTATTACTGAGGCATCTATTGGCCAATCACCAACGCCAGGGTTAAGATTTTGTTGGGCATATGACAAATGATTTCCTCTGCTGTCCTCCAAAACGGTTTTACTTAAAATGACAGTTTCAGGTTTAATCTTTAATCCTCCATTATTAATTGTGTATTCCTTAACATCAATGATCACATTTGCATATTTGACTTATGAGGATGTCCGAAGATTACCAAATCTGGAAGAACAGACTGTGATTGTGATCAAAGCCCCTGCAGAGACCAAACTGGCGGTGCCACACCCAGAAGAGGTAAACTTTAATACATagttaacttatttttttactttttattttctgtaaagtatctcggacataaaaaaaaaaaaacacatctgtcaCTGACAATGGgctgatttaatgttttttttttttttttttaaatagtgcaGCATTGACTTcagctatttatttatttaatttttttcaaatatcctAATGACATTTTCTTGCTCCAAGTCTACTGTTTACGCATAATCAGAGACCATGATGTAAAACACTCCTTTTGCTTCTTATGTTCAGAGCCTACAGGTCCACCTTTGCAGCACACAAGGGCCCATTGAAGTATTCCTCTGCTCTGACGACCCCGCCGTACCGATGGAAGACACACTCGGCCCTTTAGTGAACTGCAGCAGCTTAAGCTCGACCGACGGTAACCGCTCTGCCCCCTTCTTGCCTTCCTCATCCTTTTGAGCAGGTGTCTTGCAGAGGTGCATCTTCCACTTTACAATCACTTGTGGCACCTCAATCAGGCTGGTCTTGCTAAACTGCGTAAGATAACCTGAGAAgcacctagtgttttttttaaacaggaacaaTGAAATACTCTGTTAAAACCCtaatttaagatttttaaagtttattatgCTCTTTTAATTCCCCCCTGTGTCTCTTTATCTACGTTTCCATTATGTTTCAGGCACTGCCTACTCTACCTCTGGAGTCAGTAGTATCTGCAACCCGCTGTCCGAGACAACAAAACACTCATCACCAGTCTCTGAGCGCCCTGTTGACACAATGACCGTACCTCATCTCTCCCCATCTGAGGGTGAACAAAGTTTTGTCTGTCTTACTTCACCTCTAGCCTTCTCTCTTGATGGAAAGGAGTATTTCCTGAGCCTGGCTAAGGATGAAAGCATCACTGACCTCTTCAACTCTGCTAACTAGAACagccgacccccccccccttctgtaaACCGCTGTTTACAGTAGAATGGACATCCTGCCACATACACATCATCAAGggcaaactgaaaaaaaccaacaaattaataatataaatatgatCTTTTTTATATTCACTTTTGCCTATCCACAACAATTCAACACGGATTTATTGACACTTGGGTATTTGGAGCTGTTGGTGTGGTCTTtgaatagtgttttttttagcttttgaCAAACACATCTGCAAGCCCTCCTTAAGTGTCTCACAATGTCTGGGCTTTGAAGTCTCATCACAGGGCTTACTCTAGACCCTTGAAACTGTGATGGTTTGAAAGACTTTACACAGGATTTGTTGATTTTGACTCCTCTCCAAATGGCCATAATCACAATCATCTACTCGTACATAGTACGCTCTTTACTGATAGGTATCTTGTATAACCAACCCTACAATACATGAATTAGCAACTATTTCCCAAGGTAGCTTCTTTTTACACGCTGATATGCCACACACAGTATTCCTTTGTGTATCTGAAAAGCAAAGCAGGTGCCAAGTTTTCTATTTTGGTTTCTTTGTAATTGTGTATAAAAAAATGCAGTAACTCACAATAGAATATGATTTCCTTGTTGTTTTACAGCAGTTATGTTGTTCtgcacatataaacacactttTGGTTGAACATAGCTGGCATTATGAAGTACTGTTTTGACTGTGTTTGGCCTTCGTTTTCTGCTCAATATACCCTAAGGCATCTAGTTCAGAGAGAACGAGACGTATATAACGAGGGATCTCTTTGATAACGGTTACATGTGCTCAAAACGGGGCCTAAAAAGGCTTGCCTACTTCCAGAGTagtgatctataaaaacatactttatgggaaaataaacacacatagaaACTACATAGATACCTTTGGAGGCATTGGCAACACTAATGGTGAAGTGGTAAATTAAAATCAGTTTCTGTCAGACATTTGATATCATTAACTATGAAACATTGAAGATCTCAGATAAATATTCAAAGTTGCCTTTTTATTTATACTTGTGTATTTAGTGAGTTGTATTTCATAATTGTATTTTCATAAGCACCTTCTCAGTTTAAAAGggaaaaccaaacaacaaactgtggctcagtgggttgGCGGTAACTCCAAACCTGAAGGTTGGAAGTTTTGATCCCCATATctacatgtcccatgtgtcgCTGGGGaagacacttcaccccaagTGGCATGTGATTGTGTAtgtatgggattagttacttttgaTGGTAACTTTccatagcaacctctaccatcagtgtgtgaatgggtaggtggtAGCTGCGGAGTTAAAGtgctctgagtagtcagaagactacagTAGATAAGTGTctaacaagctcaagtccatttccgGTAAGCGTAAACATTCTGCTCCAGAGTACACACCCGattataaaatagaaaaataaatcttaactaTATCAAATTAGCCAATTGACCCTTTTCCTGCTTTCTCACAGGTTCTGTTCTGTACTGATTCATAACATAAACCCATATATTGAGTATTATTCAAGAAAACTTCTAGCCTCTAAGTTATTGTTGCCTAACATTTGAGCACCACAGTGAAGGATATCATATTTCCCCAATCTATCTTATGTTGACGCGTAAAGATGTAATGGCACTCTCACACTGTGTAAACTGTAACTTTACCTACTGTGGCTCAGTATAATCAACTATACTACTTATTCATCACAGTATAACACCAAGTCACTTAAACTTCATGGATATCAATCTGTCCATTTAGAAATCACAAGTCATTGTAATCAATCAATGATTTGTCATGTCATTTTCTGGACAAATATTCTACAAAGTACACCAGTAAAGATTTTCAAATTGAATGATTAGTTTATCAAGATCTGATGTTTGATTTAAGTGTTaccttgatttttttaagttaagatCCCAGGCTGTTCTGAGCTTGTTCTCCACCCATCAGTGTGGAATGATACTGAACCCCAAATCGCTTCACAAGGCGTAGTCTTTAGTGTAAGTGAGTATTAAATTCTTAAGTGCACAGTGCTCTAaatggtcagaagactagaaaatgtattatttaagtaCAGTCTATTGCAAAACACAGACTATCCACAGCATCTGGAGCTGTATTCATGAAGCCTCCTAAGTACTAAGAGTTGCTCTTATTGACTTGattaaagttattcacaaagagaGCTCCTCAGGtgtaaaactgtgaggagtagtgaggaggcCTTTTAACAGActtaagagtttctcaagctgaggagaaaacagagaaatgttcttaaaaacaGGACATAAAGAATATTATTGAATCATAGTTGTGCcaaacagccaaaaaaaaagatttgtgcaGGCATTTCAAGCCAACAAcgatttttttaatgtgcaaagtgagacatgcatgttgactTCTCTGAATGTGGTTACCTTTACAGGTGCATCCAGTCACTAGTTAAGACTAGTTAAGGCTCTTCACATGATGATGTAacgatcagcatgtgaagaagctgctgcaccaGTGgacatgtgatttcaaacaatgtgtcatacctagcaacaGGATCAACTACGCCCTGTCAATAagataaatgtttctgtctctaccttgctcagagttgctctgagaatgttcctTAGTCACTTCTAGGCTAAAAAAATCCTGCTAGGATTTTGTAAGCTAAATTAGGAGCTCTCTcagaggattctcagaatgtgAAGTCTGAAGTTTTGC is part of the Labrus mixtus chromosome 16, fLabMix1.1, whole genome shotgun sequence genome and encodes:
- the srfbp1 gene encoding serum response factor-binding protein 1, producing the protein MDMLGKELLSAEEKEKSQVEFENKQGEDETKDEEEESVLKCEDMKEEETKDEEEESVLKCKDVEEEETKDEEEESVQKCKDVEEMGEEKPRAADEIEEKTLLPVQPVVKKPAEGLNLNNEVVKMRKEVKRVRALVIRKMTRQMGALKKKKGKDTETERNQRRATRLLEEIHAMKVLAPDLVTKKALQKNLNFEQVCKNPMSTISDRAVARIATHPQFNKKIGDIKMALKAFKEERMKTGKQKGKLEGQNKPGNTTPGLPDKPRERPGGKEITSRREEIKGDEEGDGVRKDVKDATVAKPERKGSKATHLADTTDSQRKETPEYKCARPPSIKRSVETVKNNLLGQDAGKKPDLKVPQQKRDEEESDLESLKDEDREYFDDSTEERFLRQSSPSEESNDDDDFFIGKVRKFKKKKRDVKGGPTEPGVVESRLKAKKASLQSVFCSSLAAPKPAAREGATRGRDGDTLRAQETSPVSEFKKSKYQHQGKGTQYNSGSKYKKPCHKGGQPESQQRVFPSQSRWGGQGKGDVIKPKSRYDGAAPYHQAQNQTLHPSWEASKKRKEQQGQILAFQGKKIKFDDDD
- the LOC132991379 gene encoding transcription factor E2F3-like → MAPQAHDGASATDSMTPKSTWEKSRYDTSLGFLTRRFAELLRRSSDGVLDLNLVAQELNAPKRRVYDVTNVLEGIQLIKKKSKNYIQWMGGQTSAQMDQELNDLNEEEKKLDELIQSCTWQVHQMCENHQGQRFAYLTYEDVRRLPNLEEQTVIVIKAPAETKLAVPHPEESLQVHLCSTQGPIEVFLCSDDPAVPMEDTLGPLVNCSSLSSTDGTAYSTSGVSSICNPLSETTKHSSPVSERPVDTMTVPHLSPSEGEQSFVCLTSPLAFSLDGKEYFLSLAKDESITDLFNSAN